From Granulimonas faecalis:
AAGCCGATGAACCATTCCCACATAGGTGTAATTCCTTAGATAGTTGCGGTCAGGGAACCGGGTCGTAGCCACCCTTGTGGAAGGGGTGGCACCGGCAGATGCGTCGCACGGCCAGCCACCCGCCCTTGAGGGCCCCGTAGCGTCGCACGGCCTCGACGGCGTACTGGGAGCACGTCGGTCGGTAGATGCAGCACGCCGGGAGCAGGGGAGAGATGTAACGCTGGTAGCCCAAGAATATCTTCAGCAGTATTCGCGTCGCAATACTCCGCCTATTCATCTCCACGGAGCGCCCCCACACCTGCCTTGGCGAGGGCGGAACGAAGGCCCCGCCGAAGCTCCTCGGGGGAGGCGTCGTGGGTGCGGTCCGTCGCAAAGAGA
This genomic window contains:
- the yidD gene encoding membrane protein insertion efficiency factor YidD produces the protein MNRRSIATRILLKIFLGYQRYISPLLPACCIYRPTCSQYAVEAVRRYGALKGGWLAVRRICRCHPFHKGGYDPVP